From the genome of Loxodonta africana isolate mLoxAfr1 chromosome 4, mLoxAfr1.hap2, whole genome shotgun sequence:
aGGAGGTGCTGAGGTGAGGGAGAAGGAGGGGAGGAGCTAGAGAAAATGTTGGGGAAGGCCTGGGGAACCAGGTAGTGGACAGAACAGGGAGAGAGCAGAGACAAATGGTACTCATGGCCAAAAATGGGTTTGAAAGTTGAGGAAGATGGGAGAGAGCCCCCAGCCTCACCTTGCTGTCTCTGTCTTGTGCTCTGAAACCTAGACTATACCCTGTGGTACCTGGAAATTCCCGTGTCCCAGACAAAGACATTCATGTGGGTGACTACATCATCCCCAAAAGTGTAAGTAGAGCCTGTGAGCCCCTTTTGCTAAGTACATCCCTCACCAGCTTGGGCTTGAGCCCTGTTCTTAAACTCCCCACAAGTCCTCCAAACTCTCCCCTTGGTCTGAATGCCTTTCCGTAGGCTATAAATGGGATGGTGGAGAAATCATTCCAAAAGTAGCACCAGAAAATTTCCCCATCACTAACCAGGGCCTGCCTTTATCCCAGTCAATATGCCCCCCTACCCCATGTCCCTCTCCCACATTCTTAGGCCCAAACTGACAAGTTTGCATTTCTGTCTCACCAGACACTGGTCACTCTGTGTCACTATGCCACTTCTCGTGATCCTGCCCAGTTCCCAGAGCCAAATTCTTTTCGTCCAGCTCGCTGGCTGGGGGAGGGTCCAGCCCCCCACCCATTTGCATCTCTCccctttggctttggcaagcgCAGCTGCATGGGGAAACGCCTGGCAGAGCTCCAGCTACAAATGGCTTTAGCCCAGGTGAGAGATCTGGACCTTACACCCTCCCCAGATGGTAGAGACCTGAGCCTTCTAAAGCTGTGAGCTCTTCTCCTCCAACAAGCATAGAAAAACATAAAACTTGGTAGACCTAATCCTCTGAAACATGGCAATCCCATTATAGGCCTGGAGGGCAAACAAGGGAATTCAGACTATTTTTCTCTCTGCTATAATTCCTTACCCTCATTAACCAAAAAGTCCCCCACCTGTGCCACCCCAACATTAACTATCCTAACACTAATTAATGGCCTTTACCAATTGAACCCACCCTTACAGACCCCTCCCATAGTGATAGCCTTCTTCCCCCCTTTCCAGATCTTGACCCACTTTGAGGTGCGGCCTGAGCCAGGTGCTGCCCCAATCAGACCCATGACCCGGACCGTCCTGGTACCCGAGCGGAGCATCAACCTACAGTTTGTGGACAGATAGCCCTCTGGAAGCAGGCTGTCATCATCACGCCTGATCACAGGGACTTATTAGGCACAAGATCAAGAGATGTGTCTTCCTCCTGAGGCTGTCCATCTGACCAAACTGGGTAGAGTGACCATAGCAAAGTACTTGAGGCTGCCCTGATCCAGGTGGGAAGTATGCACTTGGCCTGACCCAGCAGGCCCTGAGAAAACCGTGTTGCTTCTGCCTACTCAGCCCTGCTCCTGGTCATATCATATGCATCCTTCAAGGGCCAACTCAGATCTTAACTCGTAATGCTGGTGGCCTGAGGAGGAATTTAATCACTGCCCTTTTGGGGCTTCCACAGTGTTAATGGATGCTGTCGGCTAAGCATTTATCACAGTACGAGCTAAGTTAATTGTGCATCTGGTCTGCACCTGGTTGGTCTTCCTACTTTGCTTGTGACCTCATTCATGGGAAGGATAAGGCCTTATTCAGTCTTTATATTCTCTGTTATGGCCTATCTCTAACTAGGTGACACCATACATGTTGTCAGATTGACTCTGAACCATGCAGCAGGAGGGATAAGCAGCTTACCAGGCTCCATCTACCACCCTCCTTCCTCATCTTGCCCCTAGGAGGGTGGATCTGCCTGGtttgtgatttttaaaactttctttgGCTCTCTGATCACTCTTAGGCAGGTTTGCCCAGATACTTAGTTCCCAGGCAGAGACATTAGTGGGCCTGTTCCTGCCGGAGCCTCTACCTTCCTTTATATATTGAAATTGGAAAATATTCatagtttttaaattaaaaaatcagaTGTTCCATCCTTCACTTTTGACTTATAACTCTCCCACTCTCACTTCCTAGAGGACTTGGAGGCAAGACTCTGACCCCCATCCCCCTCCTTGATTTATCAGGTCCTAGAAGTGACCCCTATAACAGTGGGAGATCAGgatgcctgacagagtgccttgCATCACAAACCTGACATACTTCTGTCTGTAGAGAGGACAGCCAAATAAGAGATTCAGGGGGTGGTGGTGAAAAGTAACTGCAGGGGCTGGGTTGTGGAAATGGGTCAGGGAGCTGGGAATTTGCCGAGATGGGCAGAGGTGGCTGGTTCTTTGGTAAGGGGAGTAGCTTTGGAACCTGGACTACCAGGACTGAAGGATGTCCTAGAATGGTCACTCTGCCCTCCCAAGAGAATTTACTTCAGAGAAAGACAGAGATACAAGCAGAAAAGTGGAGTCAAACAGACAGGATGAAAGCCGAGTGTGGGGGTGGCAGAAGCCCCGGGGACACTGAGGCAGGAGGAGGGGTATGGGTAGAGGGAGCCTCTGTTTCCCTGAGTCAGCATTCTCTGGCCCCCCAGGGGCTGGGCATAGTTATTCCGTTGTGATATATACACATTAACTCATCTTCCACCCAAATAAATCTCTCAGCACTCTCCTTGAAACTCCCTCTGTATCCCAGATTATCTTCCCCTTGTCAGGACTTGCCCCTTTCTCCTCCTGCTCCCCCAATTCCAATTAGCTGGGTGTAGATGGAGACTTCATTTCACACTTCCTCCACCTCCCCACCACCTCGGCCCCCTGCCATAGCCATGATTTCATGATCGTAGAAAGTCCATTAGCCACCCAGGCTTTCTGGGGATATCTATGTAAGATCTACAGAGAGGCAGGGCATACCCAAAGCCTGGTGCAGAGACTAAGGCTTGTATACATTCACTGCCCCTCAGCTCCTTCTCTACTGTATGCTCAGTCTACAACTCAACTCCCCTATCACTACGCTTAACTTGAACCTAAGTGATCTAATTTTTAGCAGATTTGAGTTTTGAGGGAGATTAAAAGCCCAGCCTGCTCTCAGAGCCTTCTTCCTGGAAGCAGTAATGAAGATTGTGCCCACCAACACTCTCCATTGCCCACTTGAGGAGGGCAGCGGTTCCCATGACCCTTTCCTGGAGAAGGATCTCTTTAAGttggaaaaaggaaaggagagggaaCCATGCTGATTGCTGGCCTCAGCTCCCATACCAAGACCTCCACTGGTGCTGGGTGAGGGGGATATACTGTCTCACTTGGCCTGATTTTAGGACCCAGGATAGAAGTGGAGGCAGTAtgtttgtgtgggtgtgtgtgtgtctatgttctTGGGTACATCTAAGCTTCCGTGTGGGACCATCACTAGGGGACAGCCCAGACTTGGCGTAGGAATCCTCACATGTGTATGTATCTACCCAAGCCCCCATTTGCTGGTATAGGTATTGGTAGTCACTCTGATTTGCTGTCTCGCTTCTAATCCCCACCAGTTCTTGAGTGGCAAATCAGTAAAGTCTGGCCCTTCTGTCTCCTCTGGTGGAGAATGTGGAGGGTTATCTCCTTGGGGAAACAGTTTCTCATTGGGAAGATGGAAGATTCAGCTTCAGTCCCCTCTCCACTCTGATCCCCTCATAGGATGGAAATGGATAACCTAtcgccatccagttgattctgactttagcaaccctataggataaagtagaactgccccatagggtttccaagaggcggctgatgaattcgaactgctgaccttttggttagcagctgggctctttaccactgcaccaccagggctctgaaagtGAATACACTTCCATATTTCCAGGTGACTGGGAGGCTAGTCCAGCTTTGGTTCCTACACCCCCAGGCAAGTCTGGAGCCAGCACCATGGACAGCAGCCAAGCCCCCTTTTGCGGAAGGGTAGGGGATCTTGATTTCCTGGGAGATATGcgggtccttggaaaccctggtggcatagtggttaagtgctatggctgctaaccaaagggtcggcagttcaaatccgccagacactccttggaaactctttggggcagttctactctgtcctatagggtcgctatgagtcggaatcgactcgatggcactgggtttggtatgtGGGTCCTTAACAGAGAAACATGGGGCgctggcggttcagtggtagaattcttgccttctatgaaggagaccggaaaccctggtggcgtattggtcaagtgctatggctgctaaccaaaaggtcagcagtttgaatctgccaggcgctccttagaaactctatggggcagttctactctgctctgtagggtcgctatgagtctgaattgacttgacggtagcaggtttttttttgggggggggggcgttaTGCAGGAGACCTATGTTCGATTCCCAGCTAATGCACCTCATGCGccaccaccaccagtctgtcagtggaggcttgcatgttgctatgatgctgaacaggtttcagcagagcttccagactaatacagactaggaagaaaggcctagcaatttacttctgaaaaccagccagtgaaaatgctACGGATCACGACGGTCTGATCCGCAaatgatcgtggggatggtgcaggaccaggcatctGTTGTTATGTTCTGCTATGCATGGTCACCACAAGTTAGAGGCCAACTCAATGTCAGATAACAATAGAGAAGCATTTTCTCCAGAATGTCCACAGGAAGGAGGCAGAGCAGAACCTTCCCTGAGAGAAGGCCCCAGATTTTGAAAGGCCCCTGGATCTGACTTTATTAGTGTCTGAAGTAATTGTTCTAATTGCTGATGAATAATTCACTTAAAGGACACCATAATTCATACACTACATATCCCCAAGGTCTCAGGAGAAAGGGACTAGGCTTCAGCCTGACCCACATTTTAACCAGTCCTTCCCAAACCTTTTCTCTATAAGCAACAGCCCTCTATGCTGCTGCCTCGAGGCACAATACCTTTCAGTTAATATCTATAGCCTGGGCACATCAGGATCAGGCCTGTGACCCTGAACTTCCACGGAAGCAGCTTAAACTGGCAACTTCTCTGTCTCACTCCAAATGCGTATAAATTAACCTCTTGCCACTTCTCTGGGTTAGCACAGTACCTAGGAAGGACTAATAGAACCCAGACAATTTCCAGAGCAATAATAATGGCTCCAGCCTTCCTTCATACTCCAGACCCTGATGTTTAGGGGGGCAGAGGGACTCTCATTCTTGCAAATAACCACCATCCTTCACATTTACAATGTCCATTTCCTCTCGTATTTCCATATCTATTATATCACTCAACACAAAATTCCAAGGCTCTGTGCAACTCCAGATGAAAAACACATTTTAGAATTTGTTATATCAGCTACTACTTGAAATAAATGGACCATCAAGTAGGCTAGAAATCTCTTTATACCATTACCAATTTTCTTTGCAATGGCTTTCAACCCAGCCCTTGTTTATCCTCATTCCAGTTCTATGAGGTAGACAGGAAAAACACAgctgagagattttttttctaaacCATACAACCTGCAGGTGGCAAGTCCACCCCTTAGATACATCTAAGCACTGCCACCTAGCAGCCAATGTGAATTATTCACCAGCAAGTGGGAGTTACACCTTCAACTCAGAATCCATCACTGCATTTGGGATTTGCAACCTGTGCAGAGAAACCTCCCCACACTTCCCAAACCTCCAGAAAAGCCCCAGATGAGAAAGGAGTCTCCACGTGCATATAAATGATTCTTTATGCCCTCCCCCCATTGCATGGGGGGAGCAGCAGGGGAAAGTCCCCCCGCCCTCATGCAGGGAACGGGAGGTCAATGTATACTAGTCTTATTGCCAGATGCCCTGTGGCCATTGGGTAGGGAGTGGGGGATTTACAGCCCCTTTCTTCTGGCATTGGTCCCCCTTCACCAAGTCACTGCAGTAGAGCTGGGGGCCTGGAGGCTCTAGGAGCTGAGGTAAGGATGGTTCTCTCCAGGGAAGAAAAGCTGCTCTCCCCATCTGCCCACTGGCTCCCCCAGGATGAGTGCGAGGAACTGTCAGTGAGGGCTGGATGTCATCCAGGTGTCTCTACCCAGTGGGCAGTGGAGGCTAGACAATGTCTCCAGCTTGTGGCTACCCACAGAGATCCTCAGTGGTGGGAGCAGTAAGTGTGCCCCAGATGCCTGGTTCAGGTGGTACCTCCAGCCAGGAGTGTGGTCGGCAGCCATGAGAGCTCATCTCTGGCCAATGCGTTGACTCAAGACCCCCACTCCTGACATCCACTTCAGACCGTGGTGACCCTCATGACAACCTCACGGCCAGAATGGGAGCTGGAACGGGCATCTGGTGGCCGCAGCTGTCCAAGGAGGTGCAGGATTGTGTAACCACAGCGCTGAGGCAAGAGCGTCCGCATGCGCTGGGCAGCCGGGGGGCGGCTGGTGGCCCCAGAGGCGGGGCCCGTCCGTGAGGTCCTGGGGCCTGCCTTCCCTGCCATCCCTCCCCCTGCATCTCCTCCTATGTCCTTAGTCTTGTCGTAATTCAGGACCTTCCACTGCTGGTTCACTGCCTGCCAGCGCTTGAAGATGCGGTAGACTGAGGAGCCTTCGTGAACGATGAGGCCTGAGAAAGAGGATTAAGAAATCAAGGGTCAACTGCTGCCTAGACTTAGGCCAGAGGTACTTAAGCAAGCATTTCTCCTGAGTGAGAACATAGGGTTGCAATGGGCACTGGGTAAGCAGGAAAGGGAGGGTACCATGATAGCCTTAAAGGCCCCAAATGGCAGAAAGCATGGTCATGAAGCTGAGGGGGTGGGCAAGAAAGTTAAGTGTATGAGTCTGAGGAAGATGTGAAGCAGGTAAGGGGGAGAGTGGTGCCCTCACCTATGCAGACAACATCCATGAAGCCGTACATGCCGTAGCAGATCTGAAAGAGCAGATCCTGCCGTTGCCACTTGGCTGAAGGGCTGAGTGAGGACCAGATGAGCCAGGAGATGCTGGCGACGAGGAAGAGAGAACCCAGAACTATGGCAGCAATCTGGACCTTCTCGATGACTGTCAGAGAGATGGCCTGCCACTGTGTAGGAGAAAGGGTTCCAGAAAGTCACAGAAAGGGATGCAGGGCCAGGACCTGAAGAGGAGGGTGCTCCAGGAGCCTTCCCCAAACCCTTCATGTAGAATTAACATCTGCTTCCTCTCTGTCTTGATCAAACCTGTGATGTGTCATTTCTCACACTGTTTGAGACCACTTGTCTGTCTTATTCTAGAAAATCAAGTGCTCTGAAGCTAGAACACCGAGATTTGAATCCCAAA
Proteins encoded in this window:
- the MARCHF9 gene encoding E3 ubiquitin-protein ligase MARCHF9; amino-acid sequence: MLKSRLRMFLNELKLLVLTGGGRPRAEPQPQGGGGGGCGWAPFAGCSTRDGDGDEEEYYGSEPRARGLAGDKEPRAGPPPPPAPPPPPPGALDALSLSSSLDSGLRTPQCRICFQGPEQGELLSPCRCDGSVRCTHQPCLIRWISERGSWSCELCYFKYQVLAISTKNPLQWQAISLTVIEKVQIAAIVLGSLFLVASISWLIWSSLSPSAKWQRQDLLFQICYGMYGFMDVVCIGLIVHEGSSVYRIFKRWQAVNQQWKVLNYDKTKDIGGDAGGGMAGKAGPRTSRTGPASGATSRPPAAQRMRTLLPQRCGYTILHLLGQLRPPDARSSSHSGREVVMRVTTV